The DNA window GTTGGAACGCCGGGGTGTCACCCCTGCGCCGCATTTTTAAAACAAAAAGCCCCCCGCCTATTGAGGCAGGGGGCTTTTTTTACAGGCTTATCTTATCTCGATTGAGACGACAGCCGAACGACGTTCGACGCCTGCGGGCCTTTGGGACCCTGGGTCACTTCAAACTCAACCGCTTCACCTTCGTCAAGCGACTTGTATCCGTCACCCTGAATCGCGGAAAAATGTACAAAGACATCCTTACCGTCTTCCTGGGACAGGAATCCATAACCCTTGCTGGCATTAAACCACTTCACAGTGCCTTTTGCCATT is part of the Nitrospiria bacterium genome and encodes:
- a CDS encoding cold-shock protein, which encodes MAKGTVKWFNASKGYGFLSQEDGKDVFVHFSAIQGDGYKSLDEGEAVEFEVTQGPKGPQASNVVRLSSQSR